The Stomoxys calcitrans chromosome 3, idStoCalc2.1, whole genome shotgun sequence genome includes a region encoding these proteins:
- the LOC106095523 gene encoding general odorant-binding protein 56h-like, producing MKSFYIAILVAVLAMSLVKADIKSDLKKLQKVCTEQSKATPEELNTYFGKGMQKQDATDAVKCHLKCMMEQNGYLKNGAIDQEYVLKIFEVIPALQDHMKGIAAAVEVCKNAKGVNACDTAFKITDCFINTKSGKLAIASY from the exons atgaaatcgttttatattgcCATCCTAGTAGCCGTTTTGGCTATGAGTTTAGTGaag GCCGACATAAAAAGTGACttgaaaaaactacaaaaagttTGTACTGAGCAATCGAAAGCTACACCCGAGGAACTTAATACCTACTTTGGCAAGGGAATGCAAAAACAAGATGCCACCGATGCTGTTAAATGTCATCTAAAGTGCATGATGGAACAAAATGGCTACTTGAAAAATGGTGCCATAGACCAAGAATATGTTCTCAAGATCTTTGAAGTTATTCCAGCTTTGCAAGATCATATGAAGGGTATAGCTGCCGCTGTGGAagtttgcaaaaatgcaaaggGCGTGAACGCATGCGATACCGCCTTTAAGATAACGGATTGCTTTATTAATACCAAATCTGGAAAGTTGGCAATTGCTTCTTATTAA